One Gemmatimonadaceae bacterium DNA segment encodes these proteins:
- a CDS encoding 3-hydroxybutyryl-CoA dehydrogenase translates to MRTHGTVGVVGGGLMGAGIAQVAAQAGLVTILRELDDSLCTRARLGIERSLTKAVEKGKLPPDALASTMARLSFTTELGALAECDIVIEAVVEELEAKRRLWSALDAIVAPRAIFASNTSSLSIVEQATVTQRGDRFVGLHFFNPVPAMRLVEVVRTVTTSDDTMRSAYEFVRSIGKEPIAAKDTPGFVVNLLLVPYMLDAVRALERGVASVADIDVGMQLGAAHPMGPLALCDFVGLDTLHRVAGIMYDAYRETRYAPPPLLTRLVAAGMLGKKSGRGFYTHGGEAPVPNDFAG, encoded by the coding sequence ATGCGAACACACGGAACGGTCGGCGTCGTCGGGGGCGGGCTGATGGGTGCGGGGATCGCGCAGGTTGCCGCGCAGGCGGGGCTCGTGACGATCCTGCGCGAACTCGACGACTCGTTATGCACGCGGGCCCGCCTGGGCATCGAGCGATCGCTCACCAAGGCGGTCGAGAAGGGGAAGCTCCCCCCCGACGCCCTGGCGAGCACGATGGCCAGGTTGTCGTTCACGACGGAGCTTGGCGCGCTCGCCGAGTGCGACATCGTGATCGAGGCGGTGGTGGAGGAGCTGGAGGCAAAGCGCCGGCTGTGGAGCGCGCTGGATGCAATCGTGGCGCCGCGGGCGATCTTCGCGTCCAACACGTCGTCGCTGTCGATCGTGGAGCAGGCAACCGTGACGCAGCGCGGCGACCGGTTTGTGGGATTGCACTTCTTCAACCCCGTCCCGGCCATGCGACTGGTGGAGGTCGTGCGCACGGTGACGACGAGCGACGACACGATGCGCAGCGCGTACGAGTTCGTGCGTTCGATCGGGAAGGAGCCTATCGCGGCGAAGGACACGCCCGGCTTTGTGGTGAACCTGCTGCTGGTCCCCTACATGCTGGATGCCGTGCGGGCGCTGGAGCGCGGCGTGGCGAGCGTGGCGGACATCGACGTCGGGATGCAGCTGGGGGCCGCGCACCCGATGGGGCCGCTGGCGCTGTGCGACTTTGTGGGACTGGACACGCTGCACCGCGTGGCGGGAATCATGTACGACGCGTATCGCGAGACGCGCTACGCCCCTCCCCCGCTGCTCACGCGCCTGGTGGCCGCGGGGATGCTGGGCAAGAAGAGCGGGCGAGGATTCTACACCCATGGTGGCGAGGCACCGGTCCCGAACGACTTCGCCGGGTGA
- a CDS encoding zinc ribbon domain-containing protein yields the protein MDELDRLYRRLVQNIRAGFPELLTRGFEVSQLYQQIIPYRTNRRELGFDSNEEYELAVMQLLAGLRGYLSGDAELQKAMRTELASPVPELTAFRVFATSTVSLAPEALKALEKRLAGGSEIRSPASSLSPTEQAALAGRATESVEVTGEAPSVTRSSTPSRPFLATSARTPVSQPASPPASPAASPPNSALSPAPIAPLPPRATPRITPRITPRSTPLTSPLAAQSDAAMASPRSTPITVSAGDSCRYCSGTLPEGRKLTFCPNCGHNLTVQHCPACSTELEVGWKFCITCGRGVA from the coding sequence ATGGACGAGCTCGACCGCCTGTACCGCCGGTTGGTGCAGAACATCCGCGCCGGTTTTCCCGAGTTGCTCACCCGAGGGTTCGAGGTCTCGCAACTCTACCAGCAGATCATCCCGTACCGCACCAACCGCCGCGAACTCGGCTTCGACTCGAACGAGGAGTACGAACTGGCGGTGATGCAGTTGCTGGCGGGGCTGCGCGGCTACCTGAGCGGTGACGCCGAGCTGCAGAAGGCGATGCGGACCGAGCTGGCGTCGCCGGTGCCCGAGCTGACGGCGTTCCGCGTCTTCGCGACGTCGACCGTCTCGCTGGCACCGGAGGCGCTCAAGGCGCTGGAGAAGCGCCTGGCGGGGGGGAGCGAGATTCGATCGCCCGCGTCGTCGCTGTCGCCAACGGAGCAGGCCGCCCTTGCCGGCCGCGCGACCGAGTCGGTGGAGGTGACGGGGGAAGCCCCGTCGGTGACGCGCAGCTCGACGCCGTCGCGTCCATTCCTGGCGACGTCGGCGAGGACGCCAGTCTCGCAGCCGGCCTCACCGCCCGCCTCGCCGGCCGCCTCACCGCCCAACTCAGCGCTGAGCCCCGCGCCAATCGCGCCACTTCCGCCGCGAGCGACCCCACGAATCACGCCGCGAATCACACCGCGAAGCACCCCACTCACCTCTCCGCTCGCCGCCCAGTCCGACGCCGCCATGGCTTCCCCTCGCTCGACCCCCATCACCGTGAGCGCCGGCGACAGCTGCCGCTATTGCAGCGGCACCCTCCCCGAGGGGCGGAAGCTGACCTTCTGCCCCAACTGCGGCCACAACCTCACGGTGCAGCACTGCCCGGCGTGCAGTACGGAGCTGGAGGTGGGGTGGAAGTTCTGCATCACGTGCGGGAGGGGAGTGGCGTAG
- a CDS encoding ribonuclease HI produces the protein MSSAAERGAASSGAASDDARRADNGVGNLPLVAMYADESCLGNGREGENPGGAGVLVEYQKADGEIVRRDVWISEPATTNNRMALRSVIEGFRAIAHKGGRFRVVFTTDSRYIVDGMTQWVHDWARRGWKRKSGPIENLELWQQAVWAVNGHAVEWRWVRGHNGHAQNEYANHLAIAAAGEQTRSEGLVESGYAAWASKVSAVQSRMRLEPFPDAAKFRAAARLPYERTGQS, from the coding sequence TTGAGCAGTGCCGCCGAGCGTGGCGCCGCCAGCAGTGGCGCCGCCAGCGATGACGCGCGGCGCGCCGACAACGGCGTGGGCAACCTCCCGCTGGTGGCGATGTACGCCGACGAATCGTGCCTGGGGAACGGGCGTGAAGGGGAGAACCCCGGCGGGGCCGGCGTCCTGGTGGAGTACCAGAAAGCGGACGGCGAGATCGTGCGGCGCGACGTCTGGATCTCCGAACCGGCCACCACGAACAACCGAATGGCGCTGCGTTCGGTTATCGAGGGCTTTCGCGCGATCGCGCACAAGGGCGGGCGCTTCCGCGTGGTCTTCACCACCGACTCGCGCTACATCGTGGACGGGATGACGCAGTGGGTGCACGACTGGGCGCGCCGCGGGTGGAAGCGAAAGAGCGGCCCCATCGAGAACCTGGAGCTGTGGCAGCAGGCGGTGTGGGCGGTGAACGGTCACGCCGTGGAATGGCGCTGGGTGCGCGGACACAACGGACACGCGCAAAACGAGTACGCGAACCACCTGGCCATCGCCGCCGCCGGGGAGCAAACGAGGTCGGAGGGGCTGGTCGAGTCCGGGTACGCGGCGTGGGCGTCGAAGGTGAGCGCGGTACAGAGCCGGATGAGACTCGAGCCGTTCCCGGATGCGGCGAAGTTCCGGGCGGCGGCCCGACTTCCGTATGAGCGGACGGGGCAAAGCTAG
- a CDS encoding ArgE/DapE family deacylase, producing the protein MTDIPPGDAIALLRRLVSVDSRNPSLVPGAPGEGAVAEALAQVLRAWGFRTELMEVASGRPNVVARIGKPGGRTLLFNGHLDVVGVDGMLHAPFSAEERDGRIYGRGSCDMKGGVAAMCAAAARAAAAGLDGEVIVSAVVDEEYESLGTRGLVASGLRADAAIVTEPTRLAVNPAHRGFVWVELDFRGRAAHGSRYDLGVDAIRHAGLLIAALDTLQRDVLTHRTHPLLGHASLHLSTIEGGSGWSTYPDRCTLRIERRTLPGETTQEVLQEVAAACERVAAIDDALDVELRHILTQGPSDVAGDATIVQALERAMRAEGETILHEGMSAWTDAALLNDAGIPAICYGPGDIILAHADEEWIPLDEVERSTRVLTRLAREWMQSAV; encoded by the coding sequence ATGACCGACATCCCGCCTGGCGACGCGATCGCACTCCTGCGGCGCCTCGTTTCCGTCGACTCCCGCAATCCTTCGCTTGTCCCCGGTGCACCTGGCGAGGGGGCGGTGGCGGAGGCGCTGGCGCAGGTGCTGCGCGCCTGGGGCTTTCGCACCGAGCTGATGGAGGTGGCGAGCGGGCGCCCCAACGTGGTGGCACGCATCGGAAAGCCGGGAGGGCGCACGCTCCTCTTCAACGGCCACCTGGACGTGGTGGGGGTCGACGGAATGCTGCACGCCCCGTTTAGTGCCGAAGAGCGGGACGGGCGGATCTACGGGCGCGGGAGCTGCGACATGAAGGGCGGGGTGGCGGCAATGTGTGCCGCGGCGGCGCGCGCCGCGGCGGCAGGGCTCGACGGTGAGGTCATCGTGAGCGCGGTGGTGGACGAGGAGTACGAATCGCTGGGGACGCGGGGGCTGGTGGCGTCGGGCCTGCGCGCCGATGCAGCGATCGTCACCGAGCCCACTCGGCTGGCCGTGAACCCGGCGCACCGCGGCTTTGTCTGGGTAGAACTGGACTTTCGCGGGCGCGCGGCGCACGGATCGCGCTACGACCTGGGGGTGGACGCCATTCGTCACGCCGGGCTCCTGATTGCCGCGCTGGACACGCTGCAGCGCGACGTGCTGACCCATCGCACGCACCCGTTGCTGGGGCACGCATCGTTGCACCTGTCGACCATCGAGGGCGGCTCCGGGTGGTCGACCTACCCCGACCGCTGCACGCTGCGCATCGAGCGGCGCACCCTGCCCGGCGAGACGACGCAGGAGGTGCTGCAGGAGGTCGCGGCGGCCTGCGAGCGCGTGGCGGCGATCGACGACGCGCTCGACGTGGAGCTGCGCCACATCCTGACGCAGGGGCCGAGCGACGTGGCGGGAGACGCGACCATCGTGCAGGCGCTGGAGCGCGCGATGCGCGCCGAGGGCGAGACGATCCTGCACGAGGGGATGAGCGCCTGGACCGACGCCGCCCTCCTCAACGACGCGGGGATCCCTGCCATCTGCTACGGTCCCGGTGATATCATCCTCGCCCACGCCGACGAGGAGTGGATCCCGCTGGACGAGGTGGAGCGCTCGACGCGCGTCCTCACGCGGCTGGCGCGCGAGTGGATGCAATCCGCCGTTTGA
- a CDS encoding CoA transferase, protein MLQGIRILDLSRVLAAPLASMTLGDLGADVLKVERPGIGDETRAWGPPFDERGEAAYYLAINRNKLGVALDLDAPADRAILERLIAGADVVLDNYKRGTLERKGFDPARFLSQHQRLIWCTVTGFGPHSDRPGYDFVVQAESGWMSITGPIDGQPAKSGIALADVLAGKDTTIAILGALVARERATSPIPIAERWLFTSLLHTATAALVNVAQNVLVGGKEARRWGNGHANLVPYQLFRAADRYLVIAVGNDGQWGGCCRALGLDALATDPALATNTGRLAHRERVVAAISERLAQRAAADWIAQLDAAGVPCGVVKGVTEALGAVSASARTGVEPSVPGSVRLDPPTLDEDGALIREHGWEAFARVARRRHG, encoded by the coding sequence ATGCTACAGGGAATCCGAATACTCGACCTGAGTCGCGTCCTCGCCGCGCCACTCGCCTCCATGACGTTGGGCGATCTCGGCGCCGACGTCCTCAAGGTCGAACGCCCCGGTATCGGCGACGAAACCCGCGCCTGGGGCCCCCCTTTCGACGAGCGCGGCGAGGCCGCCTACTACCTCGCCATCAATCGCAACAAGCTCGGCGTTGCGCTCGACCTCGACGCCCCCGCCGATCGCGCCATCCTCGAACGACTAATCGCCGGCGCCGACGTCGTCCTCGACAACTACAAGCGCGGCACCCTCGAACGGAAAGGGTTCGATCCGGCGCGCTTCCTGAGCCAGCACCAGCGCCTCATCTGGTGCACCGTCACCGGCTTCGGTCCCCACTCCGACCGCCCCGGCTACGACTTCGTCGTCCAGGCCGAGTCGGGGTGGATGTCGATCACCGGTCCCATCGACGGCCAACCCGCCAAGTCGGGGATCGCCCTCGCCGACGTCCTCGCCGGCAAGGACACCACGATCGCCATTCTCGGCGCCCTGGTCGCGCGCGAACGCGCAACCTCACCCATCCCCATCGCCGAGCGATGGTTGTTCACCTCGCTCCTGCACACGGCGACCGCTGCCCTGGTCAACGTCGCGCAGAACGTCCTGGTCGGGGGAAAGGAGGCGCGACGCTGGGGAAACGGGCACGCCAACCTCGTCCCGTACCAGCTCTTTCGCGCCGCCGATCGCTACCTCGTCATCGCCGTGGGGAACGACGGGCAGTGGGGGGGCTGCTGCCGCGCCCTCGGACTCGATGCGCTGGCGACGGACCCGGCGCTCGCCACCAACACCGGCCGGCTGGCTCATCGCGAGCGTGTGGTCGCCGCCATCTCCGAGCGGCTGGCGCAGCGCGCCGCCGCCGACTGGATCGCCCAATTGGACGCCGCTGGGGTTCCCTGCGGTGTGGTGAAGGGGGTGACCGAGGCGCTGGGCGCAGTGAGTGCGTCGGCGCGCACGGGCGTCGAGCCCTCGGTGCCGGGAAGCGTGCGCCTCGACCCTCCCACGCTCGACGAGGACGGCGCGCTCATCCGCGAGCACGGCTGGGAGGCGTTTGCCCGCGTCGCTCGCCGGCGCCACGGGTAA
- a CDS encoding RNA polymerase sigma factor — protein sequence MTALAHPFAPSAGLSRAAKSGYAGAVKTTAPASPIDQLEADQEIITKVLAGDRNAFGVLIQRYSDPLYRHALGMTGSPDVAEDILQMSFIKAYHHLAEVRGRFDAWVFRIVANGCKDWLKNIRRTHLSYEEDDQPTSYATPEEELDRTELRNDLDDALLQLPVSLREAFIMKHVEGRSYEEMADLLGTTVGALKMRVHRAREALQALLEEKYA from the coding sequence GTGACTGCACTCGCGCATCCCTTCGCACCCTCGGCGGGACTATCGAGAGCCGCAAAAAGCGGTTATGCTGGGGCCGTGAAAACGACGGCACCTGCCTCTCCCATAGACCAGCTCGAGGCCGACCAGGAGATCATCACCAAGGTCCTTGCGGGCGACCGCAACGCCTTTGGTGTCCTGATCCAGCGTTACAGTGACCCGCTCTACCGGCATGCCCTGGGCATGACGGGAAGTCCGGACGTTGCGGAAGACATCCTCCAGATGTCGTTCATCAAGGCGTACCACCACCTCGCCGAAGTGCGGGGGCGGTTTGACGCCTGGGTGTTTCGCATCGTCGCCAACGGGTGCAAGGACTGGCTGAAGAACATTCGGCGGACCCACCTGAGCTACGAGGAAGACGATCAGCCGACCTCGTACGCGACGCCTGAGGAGGAACTGGACCGTACGGAGCTTCGCAACGATCTCGACGACGCGCTGCTGCAACTGCCAGTGTCGCTTCGCGAGGCGTTCATCATGAAGCACGTCGAAGGTCGGTCGTACGAAGAGATGGCGGATCTATTGGGTACTACGGTCGGGGCTCTGAAGATGCGCGTCCATCGCGCACGTGAAGCGCTCCAGGCTCTCTTGGAGGAGAAATACGCCTAA
- a CDS encoding sensor histidine kinase — protein MQLPLTAASVELDAAILQVAVAAGLTAYAGSLYRRYRKPHFAWFASAWALYLLRLLCIMAFLITQQSGWLYWHQVVTGWTALALLWSALVFSRQLQFKPAYLAALLFPLGWSVIAIFVMRDFFWAALPAVVFLSFVTFWTAAVFYRHWERTRVRGARFLAVALFLWALHHLDYPFLRARGAWNPWGYYLDIIFLLCTGVGLTYLVLDELKQGFTALTSLAATTSTVAERDDLEVLLGQALSLPATRGAALLARAGRETTLVRGVGECAPWASNALPPTAIELADTAIATGAPRVTGAWTHGAARASLGFAYGAALPIPRATAGTAALVLVGDVRNPFTALDDAFLIALGQQLGAALDAAELTRRLRARTADLTRLSARMIEQHEEERRRISLELHDETAQVFSAVKLQLGLLRERTSGNEALGVERALALVDEGMRSIRNVTETLRPTVLDDLGLVPAMRSLAVGFEGQCGIEVTLDAPEPAPHLSEDAELALFRAMQEALSNVARHAPRAQHVWASLREESGALVLDVRDDGLGSDAPLDRERLERLEREGHMGLAGMRERIGSLGGTVTLAHAAEGGVRVTICVPLRAIGAA, from the coding sequence ATGCAGCTCCCCCTCACCGCCGCCAGCGTCGAACTGGATGCGGCCATCCTCCAGGTGGCCGTCGCGGCTGGGCTCACCGCATACGCCGGTTCGCTCTACCGGCGCTACCGCAAGCCGCACTTTGCCTGGTTCGCCAGTGCCTGGGCGCTGTACCTGCTGCGGTTGCTCTGCATCATGGCCTTCCTCATCACGCAGCAGAGCGGGTGGCTCTACTGGCACCAGGTGGTGACGGGATGGACGGCGCTGGCGCTGCTCTGGTCGGCGCTCGTCTTTTCTCGACAGCTGCAATTCAAGCCGGCCTATCTCGCCGCCCTCCTCTTCCCGCTGGGGTGGTCGGTGATCGCCATCTTCGTGATGCGCGATTTCTTCTGGGCGGCGCTCCCCGCGGTCGTCTTCCTTTCGTTTGTCACCTTCTGGACCGCGGCGGTCTTCTACCGGCACTGGGAGCGGACGCGCGTGCGCGGGGCGCGCTTCCTCGCCGTGGCGCTCTTCCTCTGGGCGCTGCACCATCTCGACTATCCTTTCCTGCGGGCGCGCGGGGCGTGGAACCCGTGGGGATACTACCTCGACATCATCTTCCTCCTCTGCACCGGCGTCGGGCTCACCTACTTGGTTCTCGATGAGCTCAAGCAGGGCTTCACCGCACTCACTTCGCTCGCCGCGACGACCAGCACGGTGGCCGAGCGCGACGACCTCGAGGTGCTGCTGGGGCAGGCCCTTTCGCTCCCGGCCACGCGCGGCGCCGCGCTCCTCGCGCGCGCCGGCCGCGAGACCACGCTCGTGCGCGGGGTGGGGGAGTGCGCGCCGTGGGCGTCCAACGCACTCCCGCCCACGGCGATCGAATTGGCCGATACCGCCATCGCCACCGGCGCCCCGCGCGTGACCGGCGCGTGGACGCACGGGGCGGCGCGAGCCTCGTTAGGCTTCGCCTACGGCGCCGCCCTCCCCATCCCGCGCGCCACCGCGGGGACGGCGGCGCTCGTCCTCGTCGGTGACGTCCGCAACCCGTTCACCGCGCTCGACGACGCCTTCCTCATCGCCCTCGGCCAGCAGCTCGGCGCCGCCCTCGACGCCGCCGAACTCACGCGACGGTTGCGCGCGCGTACCGCCGACCTGACCCGCCTCTCCGCGCGCATGATCGAGCAGCATGAGGAGGAGCGGCGCCGCATCTCGCTCGAGCTGCACGACGAGACGGCGCAGGTGTTCAGCGCCGTCAAGTTGCAGCTGGGGTTGCTGCGCGAGCGCACGAGCGGCAACGAGGCACTCGGCGTCGAGCGGGCCCTCGCGCTCGTGGACGAGGGGATGCGCTCCATCCGGAACGTGACCGAGACGCTGCGCCCCACCGTCCTCGACGACCTGGGTCTGGTCCCCGCCATGCGCTCGCTCGCCGTGGGCTTCGAGGGGCAGTGCGGGATCGAGGTCACGCTCGATGCGCCGGAGCCCGCCCCCCACTTGAGCGAGGACGCCGAACTGGCGCTCTTTCGGGCCATGCAGGAGGCGCTGTCGAACGTGGCGCGCCACGCCCCGCGCGCCCAGCACGTGTGGGCGTCGCTGCGCGAGGAGTCGGGGGCGCTGGTGCTCGACGTGCGCGACGATGGCCTGGGGAGCGACGCACCGCTCGACCGGGAACGACTGGAACGCCTGGAGCGCGAGGGACACATGGGACTCGCCGGGATGCGCGAGCGCATCGGATCGTTAGGAGGGACCGTGACACTCGCCCACGCCGCCGAAGGCGGGGTGAGGGTCACCATCTGCGTCCCGCTGCGCGCCATCGGGGCCGCATGA
- a CDS encoding response regulator transcription factor, with protein MTTPNGPDEGVLPAAPAVPPVAARGGVIRVVLVDDHGIVREGLRQVLATDGDFDVVGEASNGEQALAVAQQVQPDVILLDITMPGDSGLVVAQKLRSQVPAARVLMLSVHDDAEYVMQSVRAGAHGYLRKDTTPGDLRAAVRAVHGGDAWFSPAVAKRLTEVLRSEATAPPAAPAPAVVAASLDVLTNREREVLALVARGLLNKEIGAQLGISTRTVEAHRDSMVRKLGIRSAAGLTRFALEQGLLEE; from the coding sequence ATGACGACGCCCAACGGACCGGACGAGGGGGTGCTCCCCGCGGCTCCGGCGGTGCCGCCGGTTGCAGCTCGCGGTGGCGTCATTCGCGTCGTCCTGGTCGACGACCACGGGATCGTGCGCGAAGGGTTGCGCCAGGTGCTCGCCACCGACGGTGACTTCGACGTGGTGGGGGAGGCCAGCAACGGCGAGCAGGCGCTGGCGGTCGCCCAGCAGGTGCAACCCGACGTCATCCTCCTCGATATCACCATGCCCGGCGACTCCGGGCTCGTGGTGGCCCAGAAGCTGCGCTCTCAGGTCCCGGCGGCGCGCGTCCTGATGCTCAGCGTGCATGACGACGCCGAGTACGTGATGCAGAGCGTGCGCGCCGGCGCGCATGGCTACCTGCGCAAGGACACCACGCCCGGCGACCTGCGCGCCGCGGTGCGCGCCGTGCATGGCGGCGACGCCTGGTTCTCGCCGGCCGTTGCCAAGCGGCTGACGGAGGTGCTGCGTAGCGAGGCGACGGCTCCGCCAGCCGCACCCGCGCCGGCCGTCGTCGCCGCCTCGCTCGACGTCCTCACCAACCGCGAGCGCGAGGTCCTCGCCCTGGTGGCCCGGGGGCTGCTCAACAAGGAGATCGGGGCGCAACTCGGGATCAGCACACGCACCGTAGAGGCGCATCGCGACTCCATGGTGCGCAAGCTGGGGATCCGCAGCGCGGCGGGGCTCACGCGCTTCGCGTTGGAGCAGGGGCTGCTGGAGGAGTAG
- a CDS encoding penicillin acylase family protein: MNARSRPMTVLRSGALALSLLATARPAHGQGGAQSVEVRYTAFGMPHVRATTLAGAGEGYGWAFARENLCLTTEKLITLAGERSRHLGADSDYVDDFVGVRLTNLQSDAVYRYLLDSGSVAAVRRAASRDVRALLAGYVTGFNRHLRGTPQPGETCRDAPWFRAITEDDIWRRLAHVPLIMTSALLLREIATAAPPAAQAPGDAAPPFALSRLHALSGGSNALAVGRDVLGAQGGGFTFANPHFPWRGSERLYAMHLTVPGRLDLFGSTLYGVPVPMIGFSPYIGWSDTHTTDQRSTLYRLTLDASDPTRYRVGDSTVAMRRIELRIPAIGGERTHVIWESRYGPLVVAPGLGWTREHAYAFADPERGNVRTADTFLAIASARSVHDIRRALVTHQGSPWSNITAADRNGEVLFANISVAGHVTDAQLTRCAVPNAPPLGDIAVLDGANPRCAWTRDARAPQPGIIPAQLRPWTIRRDVTLNSNDSHWYPTTAPNGLLEGFPQVIGPERTTRGERTRVAALYMQEFMKGGTASLTPATWEARFFSSRNLLAELVLDDLLADCRATPRVRLADGREQDLTPACTALAAWDRTDRLTSRGSALFAEFVRSLERIPMTGFALAARYWRVPFDPADPVGTPRGFVASDETRLALARTAMRLAGAGIALDAALGDVQGTTRGGRRLPLSGASYTYHMVSPGAFEPGKGITDIRTGDSYIHAVTLGPRPPHGRFIVTYSQSTNPASPHFADMTAVYSRQSWIDVAFTAAEIGAAQVGETVRWRTSTRR, translated from the coding sequence ATGAACGCGCGCTCCCGCCCCATGACCGTGCTCCGCTCGGGTGCACTTGCCCTCTCGCTGCTCGCTACCGCGCGCCCCGCCCACGGGCAGGGCGGCGCGCAGTCGGTCGAGGTTCGCTACACCGCCTTTGGCATGCCGCACGTGCGCGCGACCACCCTCGCCGGGGCGGGCGAGGGGTACGGCTGGGCCTTCGCGCGCGAGAACCTCTGCCTGACGACGGAGAAGCTCATCACGCTGGCCGGCGAGCGCAGTCGGCACCTGGGGGCCGACAGCGATTATGTCGACGACTTCGTGGGCGTGCGCCTCACGAACCTCCAGAGCGACGCCGTCTATCGCTACCTGCTCGACTCCGGGAGCGTGGCCGCCGTGCGCCGCGCCGCATCGCGCGACGTGCGGGCGTTGCTCGCCGGCTACGTGACGGGGTTCAACCGTCATCTGCGTGGCACGCCGCAGCCGGGGGAGACGTGCCGCGACGCGCCGTGGTTCCGCGCCATCACCGAGGACGACATCTGGCGCCGGCTCGCGCATGTCCCGCTCATCATGACGTCGGCGCTGTTGCTGCGGGAGATCGCCACCGCCGCGCCGCCAGCTGCACAAGCGCCGGGCGATGCGGCACCGCCCTTCGCCCTCTCCCGGCTGCACGCACTGAGCGGTGGCTCCAACGCGCTGGCCGTCGGCCGCGACGTCCTCGGCGCCCAGGGCGGCGGCTTCACCTTCGCCAACCCGCACTTTCCGTGGCGCGGCAGCGAGCGGCTCTACGCCATGCACCTGACGGTCCCCGGTCGCCTCGACCTGTTCGGCTCCACCCTGTACGGCGTTCCCGTCCCGATGATCGGCTTCTCCCCCTACATCGGGTGGTCGGACACGCACACCACCGACCAGCGCAGCACCCTGTACCGCCTCACGCTCGACGCGAGCGACCCGACGCGCTACCGCGTGGGGGACTCGACGGTCGCCATGCGGCGCATCGAGCTGCGCATCCCCGCCATCGGTGGCGAGCGGACGCACGTGATCTGGGAGTCGCGCTACGGCCCGCTCGTCGTCGCCCCTGGGCTGGGATGGACGCGCGAACACGCCTACGCCTTTGCCGACCCCGAACGCGGCAACGTGCGCACCGCCGACACCTTCCTCGCCATTGCCAGCGCGCGCAGCGTGCACGACATCCGGCGCGCCCTCGTCACGCATCAGGGGTCGCCGTGGTCCAACATCACGGCGGCCGACCGGAACGGTGAGGTCCTCTTTGCCAACATCTCCGTTGCCGGCCACGTGACCGACGCACAGCTGACACGCTGCGCCGTGCCTAACGCCCCACCGCTGGGCGACATCGCTGTCCTCGACGGCGCCAATCCGCGGTGCGCCTGGACCCGCGACGCGCGCGCGCCGCAGCCGGGCATCATCCCGGCCCAACTGCGCCCCTGGACCATCCGGCGCGACGTCACGCTCAACTCCAACGACAGCCACTGGTATCCCACCACTGCACCGAACGGCTTGCTCGAGGGCTTCCCGCAGGTCATTGGCCCGGAGCGCACGACGCGCGGCGAGCGGACGCGCGTGGCCGCCCTCTATATGCAGGAGTTCATGAAGGGCGGAACGGCGTCGCTCACCCCCGCCACCTGGGAAGCGCGCTTCTTCTCGTCGCGCAACCTGCTCGCCGAGTTGGTGCTGGACGACCTGCTCGCCGACTGCCGCGCCACACCGCGGGTGCGCCTGGCCGACGGCCGCGAGCAAGACCTGACGCCGGCGTGCACCGCGCTCGCCGCGTGGGACCGCACCGACCGCCTAACGTCTCGCGGCTCGGCACTCTTCGCCGAGTTTGTCCGCTCGCTCGAACGCATCCCGATGACGGGCTTCGCGCTCGCCGCTCGCTACTGGCGCGTCCCGTTCGACCCGGCCGACCCGGTGGGGACGCCGCGGGGCTTCGTGGCCTCAGACGAGACGCGACTGGCGCTGGCGCGCACCGCGATGCGCCTGGCCGGGGCGGGGATCGCCCTCGACGCCGCGTTAGGCGATGTGCAGGGCACCACCCGCGGTGGTAGGCGCCTCCCGCTCTCCGGGGCCTCCTACACGTACCACATGGTGTCGCCGGGGGCGTTCGAGCCAGGCAAGGGGATCACCGACATCCGCACCGGCGACAGCTACATCCACGCCGTCACGTTAGGCCCGCGCCCCCCGCACGGACGCTTCATCGTGACCTACTCGCAGTCGACCAACCCCGCGTCGCCGCACTTCGCCGACATGACCGCGGTCTACTCCCGGCAGTCGTGGATCGACGTGGCCTTCACCGCCGCCGAGATCGGCGCGGCGCAGGTAGGTGAAACCGTGCGGTGGCGCACGAGCACGCGCCGGTAA